The Methylomusa anaerophila genome has a segment encoding these proteins:
- a CDS encoding HAD-IA family hydrolase, with protein sequence MDNSRIIFWDFENTLGFSTLRISGALLEVLNINENQHIVKKQEILNHLKGNLPWHHSNKPHLHLNQSNRWWEYVEGVFTYVFERLGFSAKAKIYAHEARKLYSSPVNYKLFTDSINVLENFKMRGWRQAIVSNHIPELPEIVDSLELGTYMEFVISSANIGYEKPNEMIYNSAKKMSGSPQEMWMIGDDVIADVIGAENAGINAILVHNYDMRARYHSDSLKDITNIIS encoded by the coding sequence TTGGATAACTCAAGAATAATTTTTTGGGATTTTGAAAATACTCTTGGCTTTTCTACTTTGAGAATTAGTGGCGCTCTTTTAGAGGTGCTAAATATTAATGAGAATCAACATATAGTAAAGAAGCAAGAAATTTTAAATCATCTTAAAGGAAACCTTCCCTGGCATCACTCAAATAAGCCTCATTTACATTTAAATCAATCTAACCGTTGGTGGGAGTATGTAGAAGGGGTATTTACTTATGTATTTGAAAGACTGGGCTTTTCTGCTAAAGCAAAAATTTATGCACATGAAGCTCGGAAATTATATTCCAGTCCAGTTAATTATAAGCTGTTTACGGACTCAATAAATGTTCTTGAGAACTTTAAGATGAGGGGATGGAGGCAGGCCATTGTGTCCAATCATATCCCGGAATTACCAGAGATCGTAGATTCGTTAGAATTAGGGACATATATGGAATTTGTTATTTCTTCTGCGAACATAGGTTACGAAAAGCCAAATGAGATGATATATAATTCTGCAAAAAAAATGTCAGGGAGTCCCCAGGAAATGTGGATGATAGGGGATGACGTGATTGCAGATGTAATTGGAGCTGAGAATGCTGGTATTAATGCAATATTAGTTCATAATTATGACATGAGAGCTCGCTATCATTCGGATTCGCTTAAGGATATTACTAATATTATCTCGTAG